In the genome of Carnobacterium pleistocenium FTR1, one region contains:
- the uraA gene encoding uracil permease gives MSSKKIIQVDEKVPGKLLVPLSLQHTFAMFGASVLVPIIFGIDPSIVLLMNGISTLLFIFITKGKSPAYLGSSFAFIGPTSIIIANQGFAYAQGAFVVLGIIGCLLAIFIRRVGTAWINIVLPPAAMGAVVALIGLELAGNTVQGGSIGANLMTDTAASQDFIVFFITLGVAILGSVLFKGFLSTIPILISIVIGYISAAAFGMVDFTPLMETSLFTMPHFQWAKFDVNAILTMLPVLLVLTSEHIGHQVVTSNVIGRDLIKDPGLHRSLFADYFASALSGLIGGVPTTTYGENIGVMAITRVYSVRVIAGAAIFSICIAFIGPLAALISTIPGNVIGGVTFLLYGMIGTSGLRLLVESKVDYSKSKNLILTSIVLVSGLSGLTVNFAGIELKGMILASVVGIVLSVAFYLFEKAGLMNESDED, from the coding sequence ATGTCAAGCAAGAAAATTATTCAAGTCGATGAAAAAGTCCCAGGAAAATTATTGGTTCCATTAAGTTTACAACATACATTTGCTATGTTTGGTGCTTCAGTATTAGTGCCTATTATCTTCGGCATTGACCCCAGCATTGTGTTATTAATGAACGGAATTTCAACTTTATTATTTATTTTTATCACCAAAGGAAAATCGCCAGCTTATCTTGGTTCAAGTTTTGCCTTTATCGGGCCAACAAGCATCATTATTGCCAATCAAGGTTTTGCATACGCACAAGGAGCTTTCGTTGTCTTAGGGATCATTGGCTGTCTTTTAGCCATATTTATCAGACGTGTAGGTACAGCATGGATCAATATCGTTCTTCCACCAGCTGCAATGGGCGCTGTCGTTGCATTAATCGGATTAGAATTAGCTGGCAACACCGTTCAAGGCGGTTCAATCGGCGCAAACTTAATGACGGATACTGCCGCATCACAGGATTTCATCGTCTTTTTCATTACTTTAGGTGTAGCTATTTTAGGTTCAGTACTGTTTAAAGGATTTTTATCTACGATTCCAATTTTAATTTCAATAGTTATTGGTTACATCTCTGCTGCTGCTTTTGGAATGGTCGACTTCACACCTTTAATGGAAACATCACTGTTTACTATGCCTCATTTTCAATGGGCAAAATTTGATGTGAATGCCATATTGACCATGCTACCAGTTCTTCTTGTCTTAACTTCTGAACATATTGGACATCAAGTCGTCACTTCAAATGTTATCGGTCGTGATTTGATAAAAGATCCAGGATTACATCGCTCTCTATTTGCTGACTATTTTGCCTCTGCTCTATCTGGTTTGATCGGTGGGGTACCAACAACCACTTACGGAGAAAACATTGGCGTTATGGCGATTACGCGTGTGTATAGTGTTCGCGTTATTGCTGGAGCAGCTATCTTCTCAATCTGTATAGCTTTTATTGGACCCTTAGCTGCATTAATTTCTACGATCCCTGGAAACGTCATCGGAGGAGTCACCTTCTTACTTTACGGAATGATCGGGACAAGCGGACTGCGTCTATTAGTTGAATCAAAAGTAGATTACAGTAAATCAAAAAATTTGATTTTAACTTCTATTGTGCTAGTTTCTGGTTTAAGCGGGCTAACTGTTAACTTTGCGGGAATTGAACTAAAAGGGATGATTCTTGCAAGTGTTGTCGGAATCGTTTTAAGTGTAGCCTTTTATTTATTTGAAAAAGCCGGCTTAATGAATGAATCAGATGAAGATTAA
- a CDS encoding NUDIX hydrolase, which produces MNLKNDIEQYIPYDLQEAKEQEVMLKYLSNFDNLLTRENEFAHLTASAWIVNPERTKVLMAYHNIYQSWSWIGGHADGNEDLLEVALKETTEETGLVGIFPILKDIYSLEILGVPSHIKKSNPIATHLHLNVTYLIEANETEETTVKTDENSAIKWMDLVEAVEACSEPEMKIVYEKLNNKLKTIASEPK; this is translated from the coding sequence ATGAATTTAAAAAATGATATTGAACAATACATCCCTTATGACCTCCAAGAGGCTAAAGAACAAGAAGTGATGTTAAAGTATTTGAGTAATTTTGATAACTTATTGACTCGTGAAAATGAATTTGCGCATCTTACAGCTTCAGCTTGGATCGTTAATCCTGAACGTACAAAGGTCTTGATGGCGTATCATAATATTTATCAATCGTGGTCCTGGATCGGTGGGCATGCAGATGGCAATGAAGACTTATTAGAAGTGGCTCTGAAAGAAACAACAGAAGAAACCGGTTTAGTCGGTATTTTCCCAATTTTGAAAGACATATACTCATTAGAAATATTAGGCGTTCCCAGCCATATAAAAAAAAGCAATCCAATTGCAACACATCTGCATTTGAACGTGACCTATTTGATCGAAGCGAATGAAACTGAAGAAACAACGGTTAAAACGGATGAAAATAGTGCAATAAAATGGATGGATTTAGTTGAAGCAGTTGAAGCATGCTCTGAGCCAGAAATGAAAATTGTCTACGAAAAACTGAATAATAAATTAAAAACTATCGCTAGTGAGCCTAAATAA
- a CDS encoding acetate uptake transporter produces the protein MDKDKLGKTVTFKEITANPAPIGLLGFGMTTVLLNLHNAGFFPMDSMIFAMGIFYGGFAQVIAGIMEWKKDNTFGATAFTSYGFFWLSLIAINILPTMGLGEAPSSQSMAAYLFMWAIFTFAMFIGTLRINRALQVVFGSLAILFLLLALGHFTGSALIITIAGYEGIICGFSAIYAAMAQILNELYEKTVMPIGEVKK, from the coding sequence ATGGATAAAGACAAATTAGGTAAAACAGTTACCTTCAAGGAAATAACTGCAAACCCTGCTCCAATTGGTTTATTAGGATTTGGAATGACTACTGTATTATTAAATCTTCATAACGCTGGATTTTTCCCAATGGATTCAATGATTTTTGCAATGGGTATTTTTTATGGTGGATTTGCACAAGTTATTGCAGGAATTATGGAGTGGAAAAAAGACAATACTTTTGGTGCTACCGCATTTACATCATATGGTTTCTTTTGGCTATCATTGATTGCAATAAATATTTTACCTACAATGGGTTTAGGCGAAGCACCTTCTAGTCAATCTATGGCTGCTTACTTATTTATGTGGGCTATTTTTACATTTGCTATGTTTATTGGAACGCTTAGAATCAATAGAGCTTTACAAGTTGTTTTTGGATCATTAGCAATTTTATTCCTTTTATTAGCTTTAGGTCATTTTACTGGTTCTGCACTTATTATAACAATTGCTGGTTATGAAGGGATCATATGTGGATTTTCAGCAATTTATGCTGCAATGGCACAAATTTTGAATGAGCTTTATGAAAAAACCGTTATGCCGATCGGTGAGGTCAAAAAATAA
- a CDS encoding alpha/beta fold hydrolase has product MEIQEHKFVETNGIKLHVVQQGPEDGQLVILLHGFPEFWYGWSKQMTELANKGFRVWAPDQRGYNLSDKPKKVSDYRIDHLAADVAGLIKASGRGKVVLVGHDWGGIVAWRVARAYPELLHKLIVLNAPHELAMSSQLLKHPLQILKSSYIAFFQLRGIPEKLFGMSNWKAVEKALVSTSRKGTFSEEDLRKYRTAWSQPGAMRSMINWYRALAMKPVNSVVPSSVLVPTFLMWGAKDPFLGHELANKSLEFCEKGQGVLLGEATHWVQHEEPERVNKLLFDFIDQE; this is encoded by the coding sequence ATGGAAATACAAGAGCACAAGTTTGTTGAAACAAATGGAATTAAACTGCACGTTGTCCAACAAGGTCCCGAAGATGGGCAATTAGTAATCTTACTGCATGGTTTTCCTGAATTTTGGTATGGTTGGAGCAAGCAAATGACTGAATTGGCAAATAAAGGGTTTCGAGTATGGGCACCAGATCAAAGAGGCTACAATCTAAGTGATAAACCTAAAAAAGTAAGTGATTATCGAATAGATCATTTAGCAGCAGATGTTGCTGGTTTGATCAAAGCGTCCGGAAGAGGAAAAGTGGTATTAGTAGGTCATGACTGGGGAGGAATCGTAGCTTGGCGAGTAGCGAGAGCATATCCTGAGTTGCTGCACAAGTTGATCGTACTCAATGCTCCACATGAACTAGCTATGAGTAGCCAACTCTTAAAACATCCGTTACAAATCCTGAAAAGTTCCTATATTGCGTTTTTCCAACTAAGAGGGATTCCGGAAAAATTATTTGGCATGTCTAATTGGAAAGCTGTAGAAAAGGCATTAGTGAGCACTAGTCGAAAAGGCACATTTAGTGAAGAAGATTTAAGAAAGTATCGGACGGCATGGTCTCAGCCAGGTGCTATGCGATCAATGATCAATTGGTATCGTGCATTGGCGATGAAACCTGTTAATTCAGTTGTTCCTTCTAGTGTTTTAGTCCCAACTTTTTTGATGTGGGGAGCTAAAGATCCATTTTTGGGTCATGAATTGGCCAATAAAAGTCTTGAATTCTGTGAGAAGGGTCAAGGAGTATTGCTTGGAGAAGCGACTCATTGGGTACAACATGAAGAACCTGAACGAGTCAATAAACTGCTCTTTGATTTTATTGATCAAGAGTAA
- a CDS encoding DNA alkylation repair protein has product MDFETVMQELEALGKERMKKIYLSNGAHEPLFGVTTGSMKPMSKQIKINQTLAEELYATGNYDAMYFAGIIAEPKAMTESDFDRWVEAAYFYMVSDFVVAVTLSESDIAQEVADKWIASGQELKMSAGWSCYCWLLGNRSDTEFSKSKILNMLDTVKKTIHDSPERTKSSMNNFLSTVGISFSPLHEKAIEIAMGVGPVVIKRENKKDSTSNAYESIQKQVEKGRIGFKRKYVRC; this is encoded by the coding sequence ATGGATTTCGAAACTGTTATGCAGGAGCTTGAAGCGTTGGGTAAGGAAAGAATGAAGAAAATATACCTATCGAATGGTGCACATGAACCGCTTTTTGGCGTGACTACAGGTTCTATGAAACCTATGTCAAAGCAAATAAAAATCAACCAAACTTTAGCCGAAGAGCTTTATGCTACAGGAAACTATGATGCCATGTATTTTGCAGGTATCATTGCAGAGCCAAAAGCTATGACTGAGTCGGATTTTGATCGCTGGGTGGAGGCGGCTTATTTTTATATGGTATCTGATTTCGTAGTGGCCGTAACATTATCAGAATCAGATATTGCACAAGAAGTTGCTGATAAATGGATTGCAAGTGGGCAGGAGTTAAAAATGTCGGCGGGTTGGAGCTGTTATTGTTGGCTTTTAGGAAATCGCTCAGATACTGAATTTTCTAAAAGTAAGATTCTCAATATGCTTGATACTGTTAAAAAGACGATTCATGATTCACCAGAACGAACCAAATCTTCCATGAATAATTTCTTATCTACTGTAGGAATTTCATTTTCGCCTTTGCATGAAAAGGCAATTGAAATAGCAATGGGAGTCGGTCCAGTAGTGATCAAGCGAGAAAATAAAAAAGATAGTACTTCAAATGCTTATGAAAGTATTCAAAAACAAGTAGAAAAAGGAAGAATAGGTTTTAAACGGAAATATGTCAGGTGTTAA
- the gloB gene encoding hydroxyacylglutathione hydrolase — MKIHPIKAFSNNYIWIIEEGTEVVVVDPGEAERVIEYLEEKQLHLSSILLTHNHDDHVGGVQEILAKYPGTSIYGPKETEHLADHIVQEGNSFNLLGQNFQVLKTGGHTHGHISFLTAGALFCGDALFSAGCGRVFTKDYRAQYSALQKFKRLDDEIQVYAAHEYTETNLRFAHSVQPDNTIISEALTEVNEWRAKGQPTLPTTIGREKKINLFLQAEELAEFKELRNARDDF, encoded by the coding sequence ATGAAAATTCATCCAATAAAAGCTTTTTCAAATAATTATATTTGGATTATTGAAGAGGGTACAGAGGTAGTGGTAGTTGATCCAGGAGAAGCAGAACGTGTGATAGAGTACCTAGAAGAAAAACAGCTTCATTTAAGCTCGATTCTTTTAACTCATAATCACGACGATCATGTCGGTGGGGTTCAAGAAATTTTAGCAAAATACCCAGGTACTTCAATTTATGGACCAAAAGAAACGGAGCACCTCGCTGATCATATCGTTCAAGAAGGTAACTCCTTTAATTTGTTAGGCCAAAATTTCCAAGTTTTAAAAACCGGTGGACATACCCATGGGCATATCAGCTTCTTAACGGCAGGTGCACTTTTTTGTGGAGACGCCTTATTCTCAGCAGGCTGCGGTCGAGTATTTACAAAAGATTACCGGGCTCAATATAGTGCCTTACAAAAATTCAAACGATTAGACGATGAGATACAAGTCTATGCAGCTCATGAATATACGGAAACCAATTTACGTTTTGCACACTCTGTTCAGCCAGATAACACGATTATTTCTGAGGCTTTAACAGAAGTTAATGAATGGCGTGCAAAAGGACAGCCGACTTTACCTACAACGATTGGTAGGGAGAAAAAAATCAATCTTTTTCTGCAAGCAGAGGAGTTAGCAGAGTTTAAAGAGCTGCGTAACGCTCGTGACGATTTCTAG
- the fabV gene encoding enoyl-ACP reductase FabV: MEFKQNIRGNVALGINPLGCKQEVLNQINYVKSKETYEGPKKVLIIGASSSYGLATRISLAFGAGADTIGLSFEKGPKNEKNLGTAGWYNNIAFREEAEKEGLIAKNFVQDAFSHESKQEVIDYIKNEFGGKIDLVVYSLASGRRTDPDTGETYNSSIKAINEPVVGPNINMQKQTFYTETLDPATDQEIADTVKVMGGEDWELWIRALKEADVLVDGVLTTNYSYLGTELNHPYYGGGTLGLAKADCDEKADNINELLADINGKASIVVATAVTTKASSVIPFFPVYCIGLYKVMADKGTHETPIMHQDRIYREMIYGNKSEFDEIGRLRPDSWELDSDTQAKAKELILKLNEENFTSDMTAYDIFYKEFSNLSGFMVDGYVDQEVTLEELQALTL; the protein is encoded by the coding sequence ATGGAATTCAAACAAAACATACGGGGAAATGTAGCCCTAGGAATAAATCCGCTTGGATGTAAACAAGAAGTATTGAATCAAATCAATTATGTGAAAAGCAAAGAGACTTATGAAGGTCCAAAAAAAGTATTGATCATTGGCGCATCATCAAGCTACGGTTTGGCTACTCGGATCAGCCTAGCTTTCGGTGCTGGAGCAGATACAATTGGTCTTTCTTTTGAAAAAGGACCAAAGAACGAAAAAAACTTAGGTACAGCTGGCTGGTACAACAATATTGCTTTTCGAGAAGAAGCTGAAAAAGAAGGTTTGATTGCTAAAAACTTTGTTCAAGACGCCTTCAGTCATGAAAGTAAACAGGAAGTCATCGATTATATTAAGAACGAATTTGGGGGCAAAATAGACTTAGTTGTTTACAGTTTGGCAAGTGGTCGAAGAACAGATCCTGATACTGGTGAAACCTATAACTCTTCAATAAAAGCTATTAATGAGCCCGTTGTTGGCCCTAATATCAATATGCAAAAACAAACTTTCTATACTGAAACGCTAGATCCCGCAACTGACCAAGAAATTGCTGATACAGTAAAAGTAATGGGTGGAGAAGACTGGGAACTATGGATAAGAGCACTTAAAGAAGCAGACGTATTGGTTGATGGAGTCTTAACAACTAATTACTCTTATCTAGGAACAGAGCTTAATCATCCTTACTATGGTGGGGGTACTCTTGGCCTTGCTAAAGCAGATTGTGATGAAAAAGCCGATAACATTAATGAGTTACTAGCTGACATTAACGGCAAAGCCAGTATCGTAGTGGCTACTGCCGTTACTACTAAAGCAAGTTCCGTTATTCCTTTTTTCCCTGTGTATTGTATTGGTCTTTACAAAGTAATGGCAGATAAAGGCACTCATGAAACACCCATTATGCACCAAGACCGTATTTATCGCGAAATGATTTATGGCAATAAAAGTGAGTTCGATGAAATCGGCCGTCTTAGACCTGATAGTTGGGAACTAGACAGCGACACTCAAGCCAAAGCGAAAGAACTTATTTTAAAATTAAATGAAGAAAATTTCACTTCTGACATGACCGCTTATGATATCTTTTATAAAGAATTTTCAAATTTAAGTGGCTTCATGGTTGACGGCTATGTAGATCAAGAGGTTACACTAGAAGAATTACAAGCGTTAACGCTTTAA
- a CDS encoding EamA family transporter: MFYLTLAIICSASIALIFKYTENAKANRYVITSANYFIAFVISLFMIFSRGLLSGVTREISFVKDLSLLSSNNEHILSPYSSIIWGLIIGGIFGSFFFLSFIYYQKSIKENGVGISGTIAKLGILIPMIFSIVIWKEFPSVIQWVGIALSLVSIVIVNLSQKSLEKFDIKPAIILLFIFGGMAEFSNKFYQKYALNDYKDVFLFALFFVAFLVSIFYTFKEKSTITKKDILTGFAVGIPNLFSSYFLILSLATLKTSVVFPIYSAASIVLINIGGFLLFKEKIVRKNQVAIILTVIALVLINL; this comes from the coding sequence ATGTTTTATTTAACGTTAGCCATTATATGTAGTGCATCGATTGCTCTTATTTTTAAGTACACAGAAAATGCAAAAGCAAACAGATATGTCATAACAAGTGCAAACTACTTTATCGCATTTGTTATTAGTCTTTTTATGATTTTTTCTAGAGGATTGTTATCTGGTGTGACTCGTGAGATATCTTTTGTAAAGGATCTTTCACTACTATCCAGTAATAATGAACATATTTTATCTCCCTATTCAAGTATTATATGGGGACTAATTATCGGAGGAATATTTGGGTCCTTCTTTTTTCTTTCATTTATATACTACCAAAAAAGTATCAAGGAAAATGGTGTAGGAATCTCAGGTACGATTGCCAAATTAGGCATATTGATTCCAATGATTTTTTCAATCGTTATCTGGAAAGAGTTTCCTTCTGTTATTCAATGGGTTGGAATCGCACTATCCTTAGTCTCTATAGTGATTGTAAACCTATCACAGAAGTCTCTCGAAAAATTTGATATTAAGCCTGCTATTATTTTACTATTTATTTTTGGAGGCATGGCAGAGTTTTCAAATAAGTTTTATCAAAAATATGCCTTAAATGACTACAAAGATGTCTTCCTCTTTGCCCTATTCTTCGTGGCGTTCTTAGTAAGTATTTTCTATACGTTTAAAGAAAAAAGTACAATAACAAAAAAAGATATACTAACTGGCTTTGCAGTAGGTATACCCAACTTGTTTTCTTCCTATTTTTTGATCCTTTCACTAGCTACGTTGAAAACTTCTGTAGTGTTTCCAATTTATAGTGCAGCAAGTATAGTGTTGATCAATATAGGTGGATTTTTACTATTCAAAGAAAAAATTGTTAGAAAAAACCAAGTAGCTATTATTTTGACAGTCATCGCTCTTGTGCTGATCAATCTATAA
- the arr gene encoding NAD(+)--rifampin ADP-ribosyltransferase codes for MPFDKGPFYHGTKADLQVGDLLTAKEESNYKPELRMNHIYFTALVSGAGLAASLAKGAGNGRIYIIEPTGEFENDPNVTDKKFPGNLTRSYRSQEPLKIVGEVTEWSQQTPEELRRWHEKLAKNKGEIIN; via the coding sequence ATGCCTTTTGATAAAGGCCCCTTTTACCATGGGACAAAAGCAGACTTGCAAGTTGGCGATCTACTGACAGCAAAAGAAGAATCAAATTACAAACCCGAACTTAGGATGAACCACATTTATTTTACAGCCTTGGTTAGTGGTGCGGGACTTGCAGCCTCATTAGCAAAAGGAGCTGGAAATGGACGTATTTATATTATAGAACCAACAGGAGAATTTGAAAATGATCCAAATGTTACAGATAAAAAATTTCCCGGAAATCTGACCCGTTCTTATCGTTCACAAGAACCTTTAAAAATTGTAGGCGAAGTAACAGAATGGTCGCAACAAACGCCTGAAGAACTTCGGCGGTGGCATGAAAAGTTGGCCAAAAATAAAGGAGAAATTATTAACTGA
- a CDS encoding DNA alkylation repair protein: MSEIIDQVRYELINNSDATTKESSKRFFKEEVKRYGVKTMVVSKISKEAFKSIEKLPKKEIIELCEELWISGIMEESFVACNWAYAIKKQYTEEDFLVFERWVNEYVTNWASCDTLCNHTIGTFLEMYPLSIEKLKEWTKSENRWVRRASAVSLIVPAKKGLFKDDLFEIADSLLLDTDDLVQKGYGWMLKSLCTNYEEDVYQYVLSKRDIMPRTALRYAIEKMPKPMKQKAMIKEKKR, translated from the coding sequence ATGTCTGAAATAATAGACCAGGTAAGGTATGAACTAATCAATAATTCAGATGCAACAACAAAAGAAAGTAGCAAAAGATTTTTTAAGGAAGAGGTAAAACGGTATGGTGTAAAAACTATGGTAGTCTCGAAGATTTCCAAAGAGGCATTTAAAAGTATCGAAAAACTTCCAAAAAAAGAAATAATTGAGCTATGTGAAGAACTGTGGATTTCTGGAATAATGGAGGAATCTTTTGTTGCTTGCAATTGGGCATATGCAATTAAGAAACAGTATACTGAAGAGGATTTTCTTGTGTTTGAAAGGTGGGTAAATGAATATGTGACCAACTGGGCATCTTGTGATACGTTATGTAACCACACCATTGGAACCTTCTTGGAAATGTATCCATTGTCTATTGAAAAATTAAAAGAGTGGACGAAATCCGAAAATAGATGGGTCAGGCGGGCATCAGCGGTATCGCTTATAGTACCAGCTAAGAAGGGTCTTTTTAAAGATGATCTATTTGAAATTGCAGATAGTTTATTGTTGGATACGGATGATTTAGTGCAAAAAGGGTATGGCTGGATGCTGAAGTCTTTATGTACTAACTACGAAGAGGATGTATACCAGTACGTCTTAAGTAAAAGAGATATAATGCCTAGAACTGCACTAAGGTATGCTATCGAAAAAATGCCAAAGCCAATGAAGCAGAAAGCAATGATCAAAGAGAAGAAAAGATGA